In Excalfactoria chinensis isolate bCotChi1 chromosome 3, bCotChi1.hap2, whole genome shotgun sequence, one DNA window encodes the following:
- the LBR gene encoding delta(14)-sterol reductase LBR isoform X1, translated as MPNRKYADGEVVMGRWPGSVLYYEVQVTSYDDASHLYTVKYKDGTELALKESDIKLQSSFKQRKGQSSSSSPSRRSRSRSRSRSPGRPAKGRRRSSSHSREHKDDKKKIIQDANLALPKPSENNTRRYNGEPDSTERNDTSSKLLEQQKLKPDMEVERVLDQYSLRSRREEKKKEEIYSEKKIFETIKTMEKPSSKTKELEFGGRFGTFVLMLLLPATVLYLLLMCKQDDPSLLNFPPPLPALESLWEAKVFGVFLLWFFFQALFSLLPIGKVVEGLPLSTGRKLQYRINGFYAFVLTAAAIGTLLYFQFELHYLYDHFMQFAVSAAVFSMALSIYLYIRSLKAPEEDLAPGGNSGYLVYDFFTGHELNPRIGSFDLKYFCELRPGLIGWVVINLAMLLAEMKIYNQSMPSLSMILVNSFQLLYVVDALWNEEAVLTTMDITHDGFGFMLAFGDLVWVPFVYSLQAFYLVGHPVAISWPVAAAITILNCVGYYIFRSANSQKNNFRRNPADPKLSYLKVIPTATGKGLLVTGWWGFVRHPNYLGDIIMALAWSLPCGFNHILPYFYVIYFICLLVHREARDEHHCKKKYGLAWERYCQRVPYRIFPYIY; from the exons ATGCCAAACCGGAAGTATGCTGATGGCGAGGTGGTGATGGGTCGTTGGCCAGGAAGTGTCCTGTACTATGAAGTGCAAGTGACTAGTTATGATGATGCCTCTCATCTTTATACTGTGAAGTACAAAGATGGTACTGAACTTGCTCTGAAGGAAAGTGATATAAAG TTACAATCATCATTCAAGCAAAGGAAAGGCCAGTCTTCTTCAAGCTCTCCTtccagaagaagcagaagcagatcTCGATCCAGATCTCCTGGTCGGCCAGCAAAAGGCAGACGTCGCTCTTCTTCCCATAGCAGAGAGCATAAagatgacaaaaagaaaattattcagGACGCCAATTTAGCTCTACCG AAACCAAGTGAGAACAACACCAGAAGGTACAACGGTGAACCTGACAGTACAGAAAGAAACGACACATCCAGCAAACTCTTGGAG CAGCAAAAATTGAAACCAGACATGGAAGTGGAGCGTGTGCTCGATCAGTACAGCCTGCGttcaagaagagaagaaaagaaaaaagaagagatctattcagagaaaaagatttttgagACAATAAAAACTATGGAGAAACCGTCATCAAAAACAAAGGAACTGGAATTTGGTGGAAGATTTG GGACCTTTGTGCTGATGCTTCTCCTGCCTGCTACTGTATTGTACTTACTGTTAATGTGCAAACAAGATGATCCCAGCCTTCTGaacttccctcctcctctcccagcaCTTGAAAGTCTTTGGGAAGCTAAAGTGTTTGGTGTCTTTCTCCTGTGGTTTTTCTTTCAAGCTCTGTTTTCCTTACTGCCGATAGGAAAG GTTGTGGAAGGCTTGCCTCTTTCGACTGGAAGGAAGCTGCAGTACCGGATCAATG ggttttatgcttttgttttgactGCTGCAGCTATTGGAACcttactgtattttcagtttgaaCTTCATTATTTGTACGATCACTTCATGCAGTTTGCAGTGtcagctgcagttttttccatGGCATTGAGCATTTATTTGTATATTCGGTCTTTGAAAGCACCTGAGGAAGACCTAGCACCAGGTGGAAATTCTG GATATCTCGTTTATGACTTCTTCACTGGACACGAATTAAACCCTCGTATTGGCAGTTTTGACCTGAAATACTTCTGTGAGTTGCGTCCGGGATTAATTGGCTGG GTTGTTATAAACTTGGCAATGCTCTTGGCTGAGATGAAGATATATAACCAAAGTATGCCATCGCTGTCAATGATACTTGTGAACAGCTTTCAGCTTCTGTATGTGGTGGATGCTCTTTGGAATGAG GAAGCTGTTTTGACTACAATGGATATTACCCATGATGGATTTGGATTCATGCTAGCATTTGGAGATCTGGTGTGGGTTCCCTTTGTCTACAGTCTGCAGGCCTTCTATTTAGTTGGACACCCTGTTGCAATTTCTTGGCCCGTTGCAGCTGCAATTACTATTCTGAACT gtGTTGGGTATTACATATTCCGTAGTGCAAattctcagaaaaataatttccgAAGGAATCCAGCAGATCCCAAATTGTCCT ATCTGAAAGTTATACCCACTGCCACTGGAAAAGGACTTCTTGTCACAGGCTGGTGGGGGTTTGTGCGTCACCCCAATTACCTCGGTGATATCATCATGGCGCTTGCGTGGTCCCTACCCTGTG GTTTTAATCACATTTTGCCGTATTTCTATGTGATTTATTTCATCTGCTTGCTTGTTCATCGAGAAGCTCGCGATGAACATCattgtaagaaaaaatatggTTTGGCCTGGGAAAGGTATTGTCAGCGTGTACCGTACCGCATATTTCCTTACATCTACTAG
- the LBR gene encoding delta(14)-sterol reductase LBR isoform X2 — protein sequence MPNRKYADGEVVMGRWPGSVLYYEVQVTSYDDASHLYTVKYKDGTELALKESDIKLQSSFKQRKGQSSSSSPSRRSRSRSRSRSPGRPAKGRRRSSSHSREHKDDKKKIIQDANLALPKPSENNTRRYNGEPDSTERNDTSSKLLEQKLKPDMEVERVLDQYSLRSRREEKKKEEIYSEKKIFETIKTMEKPSSKTKELEFGGRFGTFVLMLLLPATVLYLLLMCKQDDPSLLNFPPPLPALESLWEAKVFGVFLLWFFFQALFSLLPIGKVVEGLPLSTGRKLQYRINGFYAFVLTAAAIGTLLYFQFELHYLYDHFMQFAVSAAVFSMALSIYLYIRSLKAPEEDLAPGGNSGYLVYDFFTGHELNPRIGSFDLKYFCELRPGLIGWVVINLAMLLAEMKIYNQSMPSLSMILVNSFQLLYVVDALWNEEAVLTTMDITHDGFGFMLAFGDLVWVPFVYSLQAFYLVGHPVAISWPVAAAITILNCVGYYIFRSANSQKNNFRRNPADPKLSYLKVIPTATGKGLLVTGWWGFVRHPNYLGDIIMALAWSLPCGFNHILPYFYVIYFICLLVHREARDEHHCKKKYGLAWERYCQRVPYRIFPYIY from the exons ATGCCAAACCGGAAGTATGCTGATGGCGAGGTGGTGATGGGTCGTTGGCCAGGAAGTGTCCTGTACTATGAAGTGCAAGTGACTAGTTATGATGATGCCTCTCATCTTTATACTGTGAAGTACAAAGATGGTACTGAACTTGCTCTGAAGGAAAGTGATATAAAG TTACAATCATCATTCAAGCAAAGGAAAGGCCAGTCTTCTTCAAGCTCTCCTtccagaagaagcagaagcagatcTCGATCCAGATCTCCTGGTCGGCCAGCAAAAGGCAGACGTCGCTCTTCTTCCCATAGCAGAGAGCATAAagatgacaaaaagaaaattattcagGACGCCAATTTAGCTCTACCG AAACCAAGTGAGAACAACACCAGAAGGTACAACGGTGAACCTGACAGTACAGAAAGAAACGACACATCCAGCAAACTCTTGGAG CAAAAATTGAAACCAGACATGGAAGTGGAGCGTGTGCTCGATCAGTACAGCCTGCGttcaagaagagaagaaaagaaaaaagaagagatctattcagagaaaaagatttttgagACAATAAAAACTATGGAGAAACCGTCATCAAAAACAAAGGAACTGGAATTTGGTGGAAGATTTG GGACCTTTGTGCTGATGCTTCTCCTGCCTGCTACTGTATTGTACTTACTGTTAATGTGCAAACAAGATGATCCCAGCCTTCTGaacttccctcctcctctcccagcaCTTGAAAGTCTTTGGGAAGCTAAAGTGTTTGGTGTCTTTCTCCTGTGGTTTTTCTTTCAAGCTCTGTTTTCCTTACTGCCGATAGGAAAG GTTGTGGAAGGCTTGCCTCTTTCGACTGGAAGGAAGCTGCAGTACCGGATCAATG ggttttatgcttttgttttgactGCTGCAGCTATTGGAACcttactgtattttcagtttgaaCTTCATTATTTGTACGATCACTTCATGCAGTTTGCAGTGtcagctgcagttttttccatGGCATTGAGCATTTATTTGTATATTCGGTCTTTGAAAGCACCTGAGGAAGACCTAGCACCAGGTGGAAATTCTG GATATCTCGTTTATGACTTCTTCACTGGACACGAATTAAACCCTCGTATTGGCAGTTTTGACCTGAAATACTTCTGTGAGTTGCGTCCGGGATTAATTGGCTGG GTTGTTATAAACTTGGCAATGCTCTTGGCTGAGATGAAGATATATAACCAAAGTATGCCATCGCTGTCAATGATACTTGTGAACAGCTTTCAGCTTCTGTATGTGGTGGATGCTCTTTGGAATGAG GAAGCTGTTTTGACTACAATGGATATTACCCATGATGGATTTGGATTCATGCTAGCATTTGGAGATCTGGTGTGGGTTCCCTTTGTCTACAGTCTGCAGGCCTTCTATTTAGTTGGACACCCTGTTGCAATTTCTTGGCCCGTTGCAGCTGCAATTACTATTCTGAACT gtGTTGGGTATTACATATTCCGTAGTGCAAattctcagaaaaataatttccgAAGGAATCCAGCAGATCCCAAATTGTCCT ATCTGAAAGTTATACCCACTGCCACTGGAAAAGGACTTCTTGTCACAGGCTGGTGGGGGTTTGTGCGTCACCCCAATTACCTCGGTGATATCATCATGGCGCTTGCGTGGTCCCTACCCTGTG GTTTTAATCACATTTTGCCGTATTTCTATGTGATTTATTTCATCTGCTTGCTTGTTCATCGAGAAGCTCGCGATGAACATCattgtaagaaaaaatatggTTTGGCCTGGGAAAGGTATTGTCAGCGTGTACCGTACCGCATATTTCCTTACATCTACTAG